From one Triticum aestivum cultivar Chinese Spring chromosome 4B, IWGSC CS RefSeq v2.1, whole genome shotgun sequence genomic stretch:
- the LOC123094077 gene encoding glycolipid transfer protein 2 isoform X1 has translation MVNIRSSRGKLGGHPPWISFVSPTSFSVSLVSYLNETETENCEDRTSMSLELLCFNLGLPSLLLSLYALFFAVKDAIGPTLLVLRQDIQQNVQRLQDLHARDSSQYVSLTAIVMEEVEEGNSKKTNSCSRAIIWLARPQRVQSREPALEEKMSCDAIGPTLLVLTQDIEQNVQRLQDLHARDSLKYASLTAMVTKEVVEGTSKKTNSCARAIIWLARSVNFSIHLLEGLVKNSESSLQEMVEEAYKSTLKPFHGWISSAAYKVALCLIPERDIFIQLLMGSCQDPGYFGEDVMVLVSIAQPLLEEINAILVGVPDYAHAHILNETVTALH, from the exons ATGGTGAATATCAGGAGCAGCAGGGGAAAATTAGGAGGTCATCCACCATGGATCTCCTTTGTGTCTCCAACCAGCTTCTCCGTGTCCTTGGTTAGTTACTTGAACGAAACTGAAACTGAAAACTGTGAGGATCGAACTTCGATGTCTTTAGAGCTACTCTGTTTTAACCTTGGTTTACCATCTCTTCTTCTTTCACTGTATGCTTTGTTTTTCGCCGTCAAAGATGCGATTGGGCCAACGCTTCTAGTCCTCAGGCAAGACATTCAGCAAAATGTTCAG AGATTACAGGATCTCCATGCAAGAGACTCTTCACAATACGTGAGCTTGACGGCGATCGTGATGGAAGAAGTGGAGGAAGGGAACTCAAAGAAGACCAACAGTTGTAGCAGGGCAATTATCTGGCTGGCTAG GCCGCAACGCGTCCAGTCCAGAGAACCCGCATTGGAAGAGAAGATGAGCTGCG ATGCGATTGGGCCGACGCTGCTAGTCCTCACGCAAGACATTGAGCAAAATGTTCAG AGATTACAAGATCTCCATGCAAGAGACTCTTTGAAATATGCGAGCTTGACGGCGATGGTAACAAAGGAAGTGGTGGAAGGGACCTCAAAGAAGACCAATAGTTGCGCCAGGGCAATTATCTGGCTGGCCAG GTCGGTGAATTTCTCGATACATTTGCTGGAGGGATTAGTGAAGAACTCAGAGTCAAGCCTGCAAGAGATGGTGGAAGAAGCATACAAGAGCACCCTCAAGCCGTTCCATGGATGGATCTCATCAGCTGCTTACAAG GTAGCATTGTGTCTTATTCCGGAAAGAGACATCTTCATTCAGTTGCTGATGGGGAGCTGCCAGGATCCTGGGTATTTTGGTGAAGATGTCATGGTCTTGGTCTCCATTGCACAACCTCTGCTAGAGGAGATAAATGCCATTTTGGTCGGTGTTCCCGATTATGCACATGCACATATTCTTAATGAAACAGTCACCGCATTGCACTGA
- the LOC123094077 gene encoding glycolipid transfer protein 2 isoform X3 has translation MEREKMERGKSELRMAIEDLSLPSSGDGEYQEQQGKIRRSSTMDLLCVSNQLLRVLDAIGPTLLVLRQDIQQNVQRLQDLHARDSSQYVSLTAIVMEEVEEGNSKKTNSCSRAIIWLARPQRVQSREPALEEKMSCDAIGPTLLVLTQDIEQNVQRLQDLHARDSLKYASLTAMVTKEVVEGTSKKTNSCARAIIWLARSVNFSIHLLEGLVKNSESSLQEMVEEAYKSTLKPFHGWISSAAYKVALCLIPERDIFIQLLMGSCQDPGYFGEDVMVLVSIAQPLLEEINAILVGVPDYAHAHILNETVTALH, from the exons ATGGAAAGGGAGAAGATGGAGAGGGGCAAGTCTGAGCTGAGGATGGCCATCGAGGACCTCTCCTTGCCCAGCTCAGGAGATGGTGAATATCAGGAGCAGCAGGGGAAAATTAGGAGGTCATCCACCATGGATCTCCTTTGTGTCTCCAACCAGCTTCTCCGTGTCCTTG ATGCGATTGGGCCAACGCTTCTAGTCCTCAGGCAAGACATTCAGCAAAATGTTCAG AGATTACAGGATCTCCATGCAAGAGACTCTTCACAATACGTGAGCTTGACGGCGATCGTGATGGAAGAAGTGGAGGAAGGGAACTCAAAGAAGACCAACAGTTGTAGCAGGGCAATTATCTGGCTGGCTAG GCCGCAACGCGTCCAGTCCAGAGAACCCGCATTGGAAGAGAAGATGAGCTGCG ATGCGATTGGGCCGACGCTGCTAGTCCTCACGCAAGACATTGAGCAAAATGTTCAG AGATTACAAGATCTCCATGCAAGAGACTCTTTGAAATATGCGAGCTTGACGGCGATGGTAACAAAGGAAGTGGTGGAAGGGACCTCAAAGAAGACCAATAGTTGCGCCAGGGCAATTATCTGGCTGGCCAG GTCGGTGAATTTCTCGATACATTTGCTGGAGGGATTAGTGAAGAACTCAGAGTCAAGCCTGCAAGAGATGGTGGAAGAAGCATACAAGAGCACCCTCAAGCCGTTCCATGGATGGATCTCATCAGCTGCTTACAAG GTAGCATTGTGTCTTATTCCGGAAAGAGACATCTTCATTCAGTTGCTGATGGGGAGCTGCCAGGATCCTGGGTATTTTGGTGAAGATGTCATGGTCTTGGTCTCCATTGCACAACCTCTGCTAGAGGAGATAAATGCCATTTTGGTCGGTGTTCCCGATTATGCACATGCACATATTCTTAATGAAACAGTCACCGCATTGCACTGA
- the LOC123094077 gene encoding uncharacterized protein isoform X4, translating to MVNIRSSRGKLGGHPPWISFVSPTSFSVSLVSYLNETETENCEDRTSMSLELLCFNLGLPSLLLSLYALFFAVKDAIGPTLLVLRQDIQQNVQRLQDLHARDSSQYVSLTAIVMEEVEEGNSKKTNSCSRAIIWLARPQRVQSREPALEEKMSCDAIGPTLLVLTQDIEQNVQRLQDLHARDSLKYASLTAMVTKEVVEGTSKKTNSCARAIIWLARSVNFSIHLLEGLVKNSESSLQEMVEEAYKSTLKPFHGWISSAAYKLQTFR from the exons ATGGTGAATATCAGGAGCAGCAGGGGAAAATTAGGAGGTCATCCACCATGGATCTCCTTTGTGTCTCCAACCAGCTTCTCCGTGTCCTTGGTTAGTTACTTGAACGAAACTGAAACTGAAAACTGTGAGGATCGAACTTCGATGTCTTTAGAGCTACTCTGTTTTAACCTTGGTTTACCATCTCTTCTTCTTTCACTGTATGCTTTGTTTTTCGCCGTCAAAGATGCGATTGGGCCAACGCTTCTAGTCCTCAGGCAAGACATTCAGCAAAATGTTCAG AGATTACAGGATCTCCATGCAAGAGACTCTTCACAATACGTGAGCTTGACGGCGATCGTGATGGAAGAAGTGGAGGAAGGGAACTCAAAGAAGACCAACAGTTGTAGCAGGGCAATTATCTGGCTGGCTAG GCCGCAACGCGTCCAGTCCAGAGAACCCGCATTGGAAGAGAAGATGAGCTGCG ATGCGATTGGGCCGACGCTGCTAGTCCTCACGCAAGACATTGAGCAAAATGTTCAG AGATTACAAGATCTCCATGCAAGAGACTCTTTGAAATATGCGAGCTTGACGGCGATGGTAACAAAGGAAGTGGTGGAAGGGACCTCAAAGAAGACCAATAGTTGCGCCAGGGCAATTATCTGGCTGGCCAG GTCGGTGAATTTCTCGATACATTTGCTGGAGGGATTAGTGAAGAACTCAGAGTCAAGCCTGCAAGAGATGGTGGAAGAAGCATACAAGAGCACCCTCAAGCCGTTCCATGGATGGATCTCATCAGCTGCTTACAAG TTGCAAACTTTCAGGTAG
- the LOC123094079 gene encoding heat shock 70 kDa protein, mitochondrial — translation MAASMMLLLRAARRRDLASPLATLTANVQSTYAAANVCSRWGSFARAFSAKPIGNEVIGIDLGTTNSCVAVMEGKNAKVIENSEGARTTPSVVAFSQKGELLVGTPAKRQAVTNPQNTFFGTKRMIGRRFDDPQTQKEMNMVPYKIVKAPNGDAWVETTDGKQYSPSQIGGFVLTKMKETAEAYLGKSISKAVITVPAYFNDAQRQATKDAGRIAGLDVQRIINEPTAAALSYGTNNKEGLIAVFDLGGGTFDVSILEISNGVFEVKATNGDTFLGGEDFDNTLLEFLVREYKNTENIDLSKDRLALQRLREAAEKAKIELSSTTQTEINLPFITADAGGAKHLNITLTRSKFESLVNSLIERTREPCKSCLKDAGITTKDVDEVLLVGGMTRVPKVQEIVSEIFGKAPSKGVNPDEAVAMGAAIQGGILRGDVKELLLLDVTPLSLGIETLGGIFTRLISRNTTIPTKKSQVFSTAADNQTQVGIKVLQGEREMATDNKLLGEFDLVGIPPAPRGTPQVEVTFDIDANGIVTVSAKDKATGKEQQITIRSSGGLSEAEIQKMVQEAEVHSHKDQERKALIDVRNAADTTVYSVEKSLGEYRDKVPAEVVSEIEAAVAELRAEMASDDAEKIKAKIDAANRAVSKIGQHMSGGGEPGSQGGGGGGEAPEAEYEEVKK, via the exons atggcgGCCTCGATGATGCTGCTCCtccgcgccgcgcgccgccgcgaCCTCGCCTCGCCGCTCGCCACC CTGACCGCCAACGTCCAATCAACATATGCTGCTGCAAATGTGTGCTCCAGATGGGGTAGTTTTGCAAGAGCTTTCAG TGCAAAGCCAATTGGAAATGAGGTTATTGGAATTGATTTGGGAACGACCAATTCATGTGTCGCGGTTATGGAGGGAAAG AATGCAAAGGTGATTGAGAATTCGGAAGGCGCCAGGACTACACCGtcagttgttgccttttctcagaAAGGAGAGCTACTTGTGGGAACTCCAGCCAAGCGTCAAGCAGTGACCAACCCGCAGAACACCTTCTTTGGCACAAAGCGTATGATTGGGCGGCGCTTCGATGACCCGCAGACACAGAAGGAGATGAACATGGTACCATATAAGATCGTGAAGGCTCCGAATGGAGACGCTTGGGTTGAGACCACAGACGGCAAGCAGTACTCGCCGAGCCAGATTGGTGGGTTTGTGCTGACCAAGATGAAGGAGACAGCTGAAGCTTACCTTGGCAAGTCTATTTCCAAGGCTGTCATTACCGTTCCAGCTTACTTCAATGATGCTCAGAGGCAGGCCACCAAGGATGCTGGCCGTATTGCTGGACTTGATGTCCAAAGGATCATCAATGAACCAACTGCTGCTGCTCTGTCTTACGGAACAAACAACAAGGAGGGCCTGATTGCTGTATTTGACCTTGGAGGAGGGACCTTTGATGTCTCGATTCTAGAGATCTCCAATGGAGTGTTTGAG GTCAAAGCAACGAACGGCGACACTTTCCTGGGTGGAGAAGACTTTGACAATACTCTGTTGGAGTTCTTAGTGAGGGAGTACAAAAACACTGAAAATATTGATCTGTCAAAGGATAGGTTGGCTCTGCAGAGACTGCGTGAAGCAGCTGAGAAGGCGAAAATCGAACTCTCCTCGACTACCCAGACTGAAATCAATCTTCCCTTCATCACTGCTGATGCCGGTGGAGCAAAACATCTGAACATCACACTGACAAGATCAAAGTTCGAGTCTCTGGTGAACAGTCTGATTGAGAGGACCAGAGAGCCATGCAAGAGCTGCTTGAAGGATGCCGGCATAACCACCAAGGATGTTGATGAGGTCCTTCTCGTCGGTGGAATGACAAGGGTTCCAAAAGTGCAGGAGATAGTCTCTGAGATCTTCGGCAAGGCCCCTAGCAAAGGAGTCAACCCGGATGAAGCTGTGGCCATGGGTGCTGCTATCCAGGGTGGCATTCTCCGTGGAGATgtgaaggagcttcttctccttgatGTTACCCCTCTGTCACTTGGTATCGAGACTCTTGGCGGCATCTTCACCAGACTGATTTCCAGGAACACTACAATCCCCACCAAGAAAAGCCAG GTGTTCTCAACCGCTGCTGACAACCAGACGCAAGTGGGCATCAAGGTGCTGCAAGGCGAGCGCGAGATGGCAACAGACAACAAGCTCCTGGGCGAGTTCGACCTGGTGGGCATCCCGCCGGCGCCGAGGGGCACGCCGCAGGTGGAGGTGACGTTCGACATCGACGCGAACGGCATCGTGACGGTGTCGGCCAAGGACAAGGCGACGGGCAAGGAGCAGCAGATCACCATCCGGTCGTCGGGCGGGCTGTCGGAGGCGGAGATCCAGAAGATGGTGCAGGAGGCGGAGGTGCACTCGCACAAGGACCAGGAGCGCAAGGCCCTGATCGACGTGCGGAACGCCGCGGACACCACCGTCTACAGCGTGGAGAAGAGCCTGGGCGAGTACCGGGACAAGGTCCCCGCAGAGGTGGTGTCGGAGATCGAGGCGGCCGTCGCGGAGCTCCGCGCCGAGATGGCCTCGGACGACgccgagaagatcaaggccaagatCGACGCGGCCAACAGGGCCGTGTCCAAGATCGGGCAGCACATGTCTGGCGGCGGTGAGCCGGGGTCgcagggtggtggtggtggtggcgaggCGCCGGAGGCGGAGTACGAGGAGGTGAAGAAGTGA
- the LOC123094077 gene encoding glycolipid transfer protein 2 isoform X2, with protein MVNIRSSRGKLGGHPPWISFVSPTSFSVSLVSYLNETETENCEDRTSMSLELLCFNLGLPSLLLSLYALFFAVKDAIGPTLLVLRQDIQQNVQRLQDLHARDSSQYVSLTAIVMEEVEEGNSKKTNSCSRAIIWLARPQRVQSREPALEEKMSCDAIGPTLLVLTQDIEQNVQRLQDLHARDSLKYASLTAMVTKEVVEGTSKKTNSCARAIIWLARSVNFSIHLLEGLVKNSESSLQEMVEEAYKSTLKPFHGWISSAAYKVALCLIPERDIFIQLLMGSCQDPGYFGEDVMVLVSIAQPLLEEINAILVKHQLERLKST; from the exons ATGGTGAATATCAGGAGCAGCAGGGGAAAATTAGGAGGTCATCCACCATGGATCTCCTTTGTGTCTCCAACCAGCTTCTCCGTGTCCTTGGTTAGTTACTTGAACGAAACTGAAACTGAAAACTGTGAGGATCGAACTTCGATGTCTTTAGAGCTACTCTGTTTTAACCTTGGTTTACCATCTCTTCTTCTTTCACTGTATGCTTTGTTTTTCGCCGTCAAAGATGCGATTGGGCCAACGCTTCTAGTCCTCAGGCAAGACATTCAGCAAAATGTTCAG AGATTACAGGATCTCCATGCAAGAGACTCTTCACAATACGTGAGCTTGACGGCGATCGTGATGGAAGAAGTGGAGGAAGGGAACTCAAAGAAGACCAACAGTTGTAGCAGGGCAATTATCTGGCTGGCTAG GCCGCAACGCGTCCAGTCCAGAGAACCCGCATTGGAAGAGAAGATGAGCTGCG ATGCGATTGGGCCGACGCTGCTAGTCCTCACGCAAGACATTGAGCAAAATGTTCAG AGATTACAAGATCTCCATGCAAGAGACTCTTTGAAATATGCGAGCTTGACGGCGATGGTAACAAAGGAAGTGGTGGAAGGGACCTCAAAGAAGACCAATAGTTGCGCCAGGGCAATTATCTGGCTGGCCAG GTCGGTGAATTTCTCGATACATTTGCTGGAGGGATTAGTGAAGAACTCAGAGTCAAGCCTGCAAGAGATGGTGGAAGAAGCATACAAGAGCACCCTCAAGCCGTTCCATGGATGGATCTCATCAGCTGCTTACAAG GTAGCATTGTGTCTTATTCCGGAAAGAGACATCTTCATTCAGTTGCTGATGGGGAGCTGCCAGGATCCTGGGTATTTTGGTGAAGATGTCATGGTCTTGGTCTCCATTGCACAACCTCTGCTAGAGGAGATAAATGCCATTTTG GTAAAGCACCAGCTGGAAAGGCTAAAATCCACCTGA